The genome window GGAACTTTTGTTCGCGTCACGGCGTTGAAGTGCGTGAAAAGACCAATAACGCTGTAAGGAATTACTCAATGACTTCCCCGCAATCCGCTTTGAACCTGTACGAACGCCCCTCCGGCTGGCCCGTGGGCAGCTTTGACAATTACGCCCAGGCCCAAAAGGCCGTGGACACCCTCTCCGATAACAACTTCCCGGTGGATAAACTCACCATCGTGGGCGTGGATCTCATGCAGGTGGAGTCCGTGACGGGGCGGCTCACCTGGGGGCGCGTGATCGGCGGCGGCGCGCTCTCCGGTGCGTGGATGGGTATATTCATCGGCCTGCTGCTGGGCATTTTTGAATCAAACTTCCTGTTTCCCATCCTCACCGGCATCGTGATGGGCGTGTTCTTTGGCATCATCATGGCTGCCGTGCCCTACGCCCTGAGTCAGGGGCAGCGGGACTTCACCTCCGCCACCAGGATCGTCGCTGGGCGATACGACGTCCTCTGCGAGCCGGATCTGGCACCCCAGGCGCGCGACGCCATCGCCAAGATGAATCTGGGTTCCGCGCCGCAGTCCGAGTAAAAACCTGCGGGTAGAATTGTGCGGCATGAAACGCCGCGCCGCCTCTCTCTTCCGCCTCCTGCCCGGGTTTGCTCGGGGGCCTCGCCCCAGTACCCCCCGCGTTTCTCGTGCTTCCCGCGCCTCCCGGCGGGGAGCGCGGCGCGGGGGTGTTGTTCTTTCCGTGACCGCCGTGGCGTGTGCGGCCTGTTCCGCGGCGGAACCGGAGAGCCCCGAGGCGCAGCAGCAGACTCCCGGTGCGATCCACATTGTGGCCGCCAGCGATTCCATAGAGCAGCAGGCGCTCGCTCACCTGTATCGCATGGCGATGGCGGAGGAAAATGTGGCCGCCACCGTGGAGACCCAGGAGCGCAGCGACGAGGATCGCCTGGAATGGCTGCGCGATCCGGGGGTGGACATGGTAGTGGGATGCACGGGGGAACTGCTCACGCACGCCTCTCCCAGCCAGGCGGCGGAACTATCCGAGCAACTTGAGGGCGGGGAGGCCAACCCCAATTCCCAGGAGGGAATGCAGCGAACCTATGAGGCTGTGATGGGCACCCTGGACTATGAATACGGGGTGCCCGATCCCTCGCCCGCGCAGGGGTGCGCGGAATCGGAGGCCTCCGAGGAGGCCGGGACGAGCGTTTTACCGCAGAACATCTTGCCGGTATTCCGCAAACTAAGCGTGGGGCGCGAGGGACTCAAGGAGATGAATCGCCTCACCCGCCTGATTACTACGCACGATGTGGAAACACTGGTGGAGGAGGCCATGGAATCCGGGGACGTGGCCGCCACGGCGGAGGAGTGGTACCGCAATAACGCCACGATCTAGGGGAGTGCGCGAATCGTGCATGAATAAAGAGCGAGGGGCCGGAGAGATGTTCTCTCCGGCCCCTGACTTATGGTGAGGCAGCAGGACTGTGGGCGGCTTACTTACCAAAGACCTCGTTAATCAGCTGCTCCTGCTCCGCCTGGTGCACCTTGGCGATACCCGTGGCGGTGGAGGACTGAGCGCGACGCGAAACGCGGCGCATGGGCAGCAGGTCGGGGATCAGCTCCGGCAGGTGCTCGTGGAGGAACGGCCACGGACCCTGGTTGGCGGGCTCGTCCTGGCAGAACACGATCTCCTCGGCGTTCGGGTAGCACTCGAAGGCCTCGCGCAGGCGGTTGAAGGGGATCGGGTGCAGCATCTCCACGCGCACGATCGCCACGTCCTCGCGCTTGTCCTTGGCGCGGCGCTTCTCCA of Corynebacterium sp. 21KM1197 contains these proteins:
- a CDS encoding general stress protein yields the protein MTSPQSALNLYERPSGWPVGSFDNYAQAQKAVDTLSDNNFPVDKLTIVGVDLMQVESVTGRLTWGRVIGGGALSGAWMGIFIGLLLGIFESNFLFPILTGIVMGVFFGIIMAAVPYALSQGQRDFTSATRIVAGRYDVLCEPDLAPQARDAIAKMNLGSAPQSE